Within Kutzneria chonburiensis, the genomic segment AGGAAGACCACGAGCAGCGCCAACAGCAGTCGGCGGGCCAGGAATCTCGTCATGGTGTCACCTCCGGTACCAGCGCTGGGGTTGCAGGCCCGCCAGGGGATCCTGCGTGATGCCGCCGAGCGAGGTGTCGATGGCCGACACCTGGTAGGGCGGGTTGGGCATCCAGATCACCGGCAGCTGCTCGGCCAGCCGGGCGCTGTAGTCGACCATGGCCTGGGGCGAGGTGGACAGCGTGGACGCGGCGATCAGATCGTCGGTCGGCTTGTCCCGGTAGTTGCCGAAGTTGACCCCGGCGTCGGTGGCGAACAGCTGCTCGCCGCTGGGATAGGCCGGGAAGTACCAGCTGCCCTGCGTGCCGAAGTACGACAGCTGCCAGGCGCAGGCCGGGCTGCTCGGCTCGCACGTGCTTCCGTTGGCCAGCACGGTGTTCAGCGGCTGGGCGTTGATCCGCAGCTCGATGCCGACCTTCGACAGCTCGGACTTGAGCTCCTGCATGGTGCCGTCGGTCTCGTCCGAACCGGATTCGGTCAGCAGCGTCATCGACAGCCGCGTGCCCTTGTCGATGCCCTGGCCACATTTCTTCGGTTCCTGGCAGGTCCGGACACCGTCCGCGCCGGGCTGCCAGCCGTGATCGCCGAGGAGCTTTTTCGCCGCGTCCAGATCGAACGGGTAGGGATCGTTCTTCTGGCTCTCCGACAGGAAGGTCGGGTCGTTGTCCTGCGGCACCGGGCCGTGGCCGGGAGTGGCGGTGCCGCGCCAGATCACTTGCGAGATGGCCTGCTGGTCGACCGTGTGCTGGATCGCCTGCCTGATGTACAGCTGCTTGAAGACGTTTCCCAGCGCCGGATTGTTGAAGTTGTACGGGATGTAGGTGATGGACCAGCCGTTCCACGGCTCGATCCGGTAGCCCAACGACTCCAGTTTCGGCTTCTGGCCCAGGTTCGTGGTCGGCACGTAGCCGTAGTCGACGCCGCCGGCCAGCAGCACGTTGTACTCGGCGGCCGAGCTGGTGAACGTCAGGAAGGTGACCTTGTCCAGGTGCGCGGCGTCTTCCCCGGTGTAGTGCGGGTTCTTGGCCAGCGTGACCTGGCCGGTGGGGGAGAACGACTGCAACTCGAACGGGCCGTCGACGACCTTCCACAGTGGACTGGAGTTGTACCCGCCCAGGTTCTTGGCCTGGGACACCAGGTAGTCGAAGTTCTTGCGCGGATCGGTGTCGTGGCTCCAGGCGTGCTTGGGCAGCGGCGCCATCAGCGCCAGCTGGTTGGCCGTGAACCAGCCCGGGTTGTACGTCTTGTCCAGGGTGAGCGTGAAGGTGTGGTCGTCGACGACGTGGAAGTCGGTGACGTCGTCGGGCATCAGGCCCTTGGAGTAGACCGCCCACTCGTCCTTGGCCGCGCGCACCATGTCGAACCAGAACTGGACGTCGGCGCTGGTCAGCGGCGTGCCGTCGGACCAGCTCAGCGGCTTGAGCGTGATCGTCACCGACTTGCCGTCGGGCGCGTACACGGGAGCGTCGGCCGCGCTGGCCTTGTCGTCGAGGGCGACCGCGCCGGAGGAGCCGTCGTAGGCGTAGAGCGGCAGGAACAGCGCCGACTGAATGACACCGTTGTAGCTGGCGGTGTAGCCGGGGATCGGCAGCGGCAGGATCCAGTTCGGGGCGGCCGAGGGCGGCAGCGCGAAGCTCACGGTGTTCGGGCCGCCGACGCCGTGCCGCACCTGGCCGCCGGTGCACGCGGCCAACGCCAGACAACACATCAGGGCGGCCAGCCGGCCGAGCCTCCGTCGCATCCCGCCTCACTTCCAACAAAACTGTTGTAAGTCCGCTTGCTGCGAGTTTCGGGCTGACTATACTCACGGCCAGGCCCAGCTGAGGGTCGCGCGAGCAAAGGTTCTCGACACTTGAACCAGAAATGTGTCAACGATGCACGGGCTTGAGGCGAGCGCCGCGCGGGTGGTCGAGCTGGTCGCCGCCGGCCGGGCCACCTCCCGCAACGAGCTCGCGGTCGGGCTCGGGCTGCCACCGTCCACAGTGAACCTTCGCGTGCAGGCGCTGCTGTCCGCCGGAGTTCTGGTCGAGCAGGGCGAAGGCCGTTCACACGGCGGTCGCCGGCCGCGGCTGCTGACCGTGAACCCGGGCTTCGGTCACGTCTGGACCATCGACATCGGCTCCCGGCACGTGCGCCTCGGCCCCATGGACATGACCGGGTCGTTGCTCGCCACCCACGAGCTGCCGATCAGCATCGACACCGAGCCGACTTTGCTGCTCGGTGAAATCTCCGCCGCCGTGCACGCCCTGCCGCGACCGCCGGGGCGGTGGCTCGGCGTCGGCGTCGGGCTGCCCGGGCCGGTCGACGTCGTTGCCGGCACCGTGACGCTGCCGTCCCGAATGCCCGGCTGGCGCGGGTTTCCGGCCCGCGAAGCGTTGCAGCGGCTGTTCGAGGTGCCAGTGGTGATCGACAACGACGCCAACCTGATGGCGCTGGGGCAGGCTCGCCGCGGTGCGCCGGGGGAGACGCTGGTCGTGGTCAAGGCCGGCACCGGCATCGGCTCGGGGCTGGTCGTCGACGGGCGTCTGCACCGCGGTCGCGACGGGGCCGCCGGGGACATCAGCCACGTGCGCATCCCGGCCGGCGGCGACCGGCCGTGCAGCTGCGGCAACCACGGCTGCCTGGAGACCGTGGCCAGCGGCGCGGCCCTGGTGGCGCAACTTGGCCTGCACAGCACCAGCGATCTGTTGGCCGCCACCGAGGATGTCACGGTGATGACCGCGGTTCGGCGGGCCGGCGGGCTGCTGGGCGAGGTGTTGGCGACGGTGGTCAACTTCGCCAACCCCGACGCCGTGTTGCTGGGCGGCGCTTTGGCCGGCTGCGAGGCCTTTGTCGCCGCCGCGCGTGGGGCGTTGTACGAACGGTGTCTGCCGCTGGCCACGCGGCGGCTGCGCATCGACACCGTGTTCGGCGGGGCCGACGCGGGACTGCTCGGGGCCGGCTCGCTGGCCCTGGAATCCGTTCTGGACGAGGCACTTCGAGGGGAATCGCGCTGATGCGGATCGGGATCGCCGGCATTGCCATCGAGTCCAGCACCTTCTCGCCCCATCGGACCACGGTGGACGACTTCCGCATCACCCGTGGCGACGACCTGCTTGCCCGGTATGCGTTTCTCGATGCTGACGTGGAGTGGGTGCCGCTGCTGCACGCCGTGTCGCTGCCCGGCGGGGCCGTCACCGAACAGACCTACGCCGCGCTGTCCGAGGAGATCTACGCCCGGCTGCGCTCGTGCGGGCCGTTGGACGGGCTGTTCTTCGACATCCACGGTGCGATGAGCGTGGTCGGCCGGGTCGACGTCGAGGCCGATCTGATCGAGGGCATCCGGGCGATCATCGGTCCCGATGTTCTGGTGTCGGCGTCGATGGACTTGCACGGCAACGTTTCCCATCGGCTGGCCCGCGCCTTGGACCTGATCACGTGCTACCGCAAGGCCCCGCACACCGACGCCTGGGACACGCGGGAACGGGCCGTGCGGAACCTGGTCACTCGCTTGCGTGACGGCGGAAAGCCGTTGAAGGCATGGGTGCAGGTGCCGGTGCTGCTGCCCGGCGAGAAGACCAGCACCCGCATCGAGCCCGCCCGCGGCGTGTACGCCATGGTGGACGAAGTCGAGGCCCTGCCCGGGGTTCTCGACGCCGCCATCTGGGTCGGCTACGCCTGGGCCGACGAACCCCGTTGCCAGGCCGCGATCGTCGTCACCGGCGATGATCGTTCAGTGATCGAGGCACAGGCTGCCCGCTTGGCGCAGGCCTATTGGGACGCCCGGCACGACTTCGCTTTCGTTGCGCCGACGGGAAGTCTGGGCGAGTGCGTGGCGCAGGCGCTGGCCAGTGACGCCCGGCCGTTCTTCATCAGCGACTCCGGCGACAATCCGACGGCCGGCGGGGCCGGCGACACGTCGTGGAGCCTGCACGAGCTGCTGGGCATGCCGGAAGTCCTTGAGCGGACCACGATCTACGCCCAGATCGTCGATCCGGCGGCCACCGCGGCCGCCGTGCGGGCCGGCGTCGGCAACCGCGTCGAGGTGTCGGTCGGCGGGCACATCGACTCCGGTCCCTGCGGCCCGGTGCCGCTGGACGCTGTCGTGGAGGCGGTCGATGCCGACGACCCGGTTGCCGGCACGGCCGTGGTGCTCGGGGTCGGCGGGCTCAAGGTGATCGTCACCGAGCGACGCAAGCCGTACCACCTCGAATCCGACTTCCTGGCCCTCGGGCTGTCGCCGCGCACCGCCGACCTGGTCATCGTCAAGATCGGGTACCT encodes:
- a CDS encoding ROK family transcriptional regulator — translated: MHGLEASAARVVELVAAGRATSRNELAVGLGLPPSTVNLRVQALLSAGVLVEQGEGRSHGGRRPRLLTVNPGFGHVWTIDIGSRHVRLGPMDMTGSLLATHELPISIDTEPTLLLGEISAAVHALPRPPGRWLGVGVGLPGPVDVVAGTVTLPSRMPGWRGFPAREALQRLFEVPVVIDNDANLMALGQARRGAPGETLVVVKAGTGIGSGLVVDGRLHRGRDGAAGDISHVRIPAGGDRPCSCGNHGCLETVASGAALVAQLGLHSTSDLLAATEDVTVMTAVRRAGGLLGEVLATVVNFANPDAVLLGGALAGCEAFVAAARGALYERCLPLATRRLRIDTVFGGADAGLLGAGSLALESVLDEALRGESR
- a CDS encoding M81 family metallopeptidase; translated protein: MRIGIAGIAIESSTFSPHRTTVDDFRITRGDDLLARYAFLDADVEWVPLLHAVSLPGGAVTEQTYAALSEEIYARLRSCGPLDGLFFDIHGAMSVVGRVDVEADLIEGIRAIIGPDVLVSASMDLHGNVSHRLARALDLITCYRKAPHTDAWDTRERAVRNLVTRLRDGGKPLKAWVQVPVLLPGEKTSTRIEPARGVYAMVDEVEALPGVLDAAIWVGYAWADEPRCQAAIVVTGDDRSVIEAQAARLAQAYWDARHDFAFVAPTGSLGECVAQALASDARPFFISDSGDNPTAGGAGDTSWSLHELLGMPEVLERTTIYAQIVDPAATAAAVRAGVGNRVEVSVGGHIDSGPCGPVPLDAVVEAVDADDPVAGTAVVLGVGGLKVIVTERRKPYHLESDFLALGLSPRTADLVIVKIGYLEPELYDLAADWLLALTPGGVDQDLLRLGHRGIERPMFPFDPDMPSPSFVPVSIW
- a CDS encoding peptide ABC transporter substrate-binding protein; amino-acid sequence: MRRRLGRLAALMCCLALAACTGGQVRHGVGGPNTVSFALPPSAAPNWILPLPIPGYTASYNGVIQSALFLPLYAYDGSSGAVALDDKASAADAPVYAPDGKSVTITLKPLSWSDGTPLTSADVQFWFDMVRAAKDEWAVYSKGLMPDDVTDFHVVDDHTFTLTLDKTYNPGWFTANQLALMAPLPKHAWSHDTDPRKNFDYLVSQAKNLGGYNSSPLWKVVDGPFELQSFSPTGQVTLAKNPHYTGEDAAHLDKVTFLTFTSSAAEYNVLLAGGVDYGYVPTTNLGQKPKLESLGYRIEPWNGWSITYIPYNFNNPALGNVFKQLYIRQAIQHTVDQQAISQVIWRGTATPGHGPVPQDNDPTFLSESQKNDPYPFDLDAAKKLLGDHGWQPGADGVRTCQEPKKCGQGIDKGTRLSMTLLTESGSDETDGTMQELKSELSKVGIELRINAQPLNTVLANGSTCEPSSPACAWQLSYFGTQGSWYFPAYPSGEQLFATDAGVNFGNYRDKPTDDLIAASTLSTSPQAMVDYSARLAEQLPVIWMPNPPYQVSAIDTSLGGITQDPLAGLQPQRWYRR